A window of Gemmatimonadales bacterium contains these coding sequences:
- a CDS encoding S9 family peptidase, with protein VSYAPYPKTGTPLPVTELHIVDPAAAVARSVQLDSRDAYVWLLGWRSTASEALVMRMSRTGKRLDLFAIEGASGAARLLAYDERPATFVAALDFATSTWQWQVTPLPDDSGFLWMSERDGWRHVYHYGYDGTLKGRVTSGAFPVHRVVRVDSARGLIDLIASGDSTRPYDRHVYRVALSGRGFTALTSAPGQHEPLFSASGSFFVDSYSNLAQPHTVELRRANGTLVKRLGQASTAHLEAAGYTPPEPFRVKAADGTTDLYGVLYRPTDFDPAKRYPVIDYIYAGPFLAVHQTTYAPTTSMHGVAASLAQMGFVVALLDARGTPGRSKAFQDANYGRIGQIEIPDHVAAIRALARSKPYIDTTQAGIVGHSWGGYFAIRGMLTAPDFFKVGYAGAPGELTEAAVINEPNMGLLASNQAGYDAGSNLGHASALRGRLKLMHGTSDVNASLATTMRMAQALIEANKTFDLLIMPGQPHGPQGAAGRYYRDDVRRFMASHLGRLSPVHSQPGRNQ; from the coding sequence CGTCAGCTACGCTCCCTACCCCAAGACCGGTACGCCGTTGCCCGTCACGGAACTGCACATCGTCGACCCTGCAGCGGCCGTTGCGCGTTCGGTTCAACTGGACAGCCGAGATGCCTACGTCTGGTTGCTCGGCTGGCGATCGACCGCCTCCGAGGCACTCGTGATGCGAATGTCACGTACGGGCAAGCGGCTGGACCTCTTTGCAATCGAGGGGGCCAGCGGCGCGGCGCGCCTGCTCGCGTACGACGAGCGTCCGGCGACCTTCGTGGCGGCGCTGGACTTTGCGACGAGCACCTGGCAATGGCAGGTCACTCCACTTCCGGATGACAGCGGTTTTCTCTGGATGTCGGAGCGCGACGGATGGCGTCACGTCTATCACTACGGCTACGATGGCACACTGAAGGGGAGAGTGACCTCGGGCGCCTTTCCTGTTCACCGGGTGGTGCGCGTCGATTCGGCGCGGGGACTGATCGACCTGATCGCGTCCGGAGATTCCACTCGCCCCTACGATCGGCACGTCTACCGTGTCGCGCTGAGCGGGAGGGGATTCACCGCGTTGACCTCGGCGCCAGGCCAGCACGAACCCCTGTTCTCAGCGTCGGGCAGCTTCTTCGTCGACTCGTACTCGAACCTCGCGCAGCCGCACACCGTGGAGCTCCGCCGCGCGAACGGCACGCTGGTCAAGCGCCTGGGACAGGCCTCGACTGCGCACCTCGAGGCGGCAGGGTACACGCCGCCGGAGCCGTTCCGTGTCAAGGCAGCTGATGGAACCACCGATCTGTACGGGGTTCTGTACCGGCCGACCGATTTCGACCCTGCCAAACGGTATCCCGTGATCGACTACATCTACGCCGGCCCGTTTCTGGCTGTGCACCAGACGACGTACGCGCCCACCACATCGATGCACGGGGTCGCCGCGTCGCTGGCCCAGATGGGCTTCGTCGTTGCCCTGCTCGACGCCCGCGGCACCCCGGGCCGCAGCAAAGCCTTTCAGGACGCGAACTACGGCCGCATCGGCCAGATAGAGATCCCCGACCACGTCGCTGCCATCCGGGCGCTGGCCCGATCCAAACCCTACATCGATACGACGCAGGCTGGAATCGTGGGCCACTCCTGGGGCGGCTACTTCGCCATCCGCGGTATGCTCACTGCGCCCGATTTCTTCAAGGTGGGCTATGCCGGCGCTCCGGGCGAACTGACCGAGGCAGCCGTGATCAACGAGCCCAACATGGGCCTGCTGGCGAGCAACCAGGCAGGCTACGATGCGGGGTCCAACCTCGGACACGCCTCCGCGCTGCGCGGGCGGCTCAAGCTCATGCATGGCACCAGCGACGTCAACGCGAGCCTGGCGACAACCATGCGCATGGCCCAGGCGCTGATCGAAGCCAATAAGACCTTCGATCTGCTGATCATGCCGGGTCAACCCCACGGGCCTCAAGGTGCGGCCGGGCGCTACTACAGAGACGACGTGCGCCGCTTCATGGCCAGCCACCTCGGTAGGCTCAGTCCAGTACACTCTCAACCAGGACGTAACCAATGA
- a CDS encoding aldo/keto reductase encodes MIDRREWLGLSAGAAAGLALNPQLLWAARQQLITRAIPSTGERIPIVGLGSSATFAQVSRAEDVTALREVLRTMIAAGGTVFDTAPSYGGGSSEEVSGRLAKELGLTNKMFWATKVNVASMSGGGSADPAAARQQLQTSFQRIGKRPVDLVQIHNLGDVPTHLGILKEMKQGKQIRYIGLTSVEQRQYDELQRLMRTEPIDFIGINYAVDDRDIERTILPLAQERGIAVMVYLPFGRTRLWNRIGNRPLPDWTKEFDARSWAQFMIKYVASHPAVTVVTPATSKVANMTDNMGAAVGRLPDEAMRKRMAQFVDALPAASAEAMRGVPGQGGGQPGPQAPGIALSAAILDRYVGEYKAPTGFTMTFRRDGTTLFVKPGPNPEAPLAARSETRFADPRGPVIVFQVDGQGKVTGLILEQGSQQIQLERQ; translated from the coding sequence ATGATCGACCGCCGCGAATGGCTTGGCCTCTCCGCCGGCGCAGCTGCGGGGCTTGCGCTCAACCCGCAGCTGCTGTGGGCCGCAAGACAGCAGCTGATCACCCGTGCCATTCCCTCGACCGGAGAACGGATTCCGATCGTCGGTCTCGGCAGTTCCGCCACGTTCGCACAGGTCTCCCGCGCAGAGGATGTCACCGCGCTGCGCGAAGTGCTGCGGACCATGATCGCAGCAGGCGGCACGGTCTTCGACACGGCACCGAGCTACGGCGGGGGCTCATCCGAGGAGGTCTCCGGGCGGCTCGCCAAAGAACTCGGCTTGACCAACAAGATGTTCTGGGCAACCAAGGTGAACGTTGCCTCGATGTCGGGCGGCGGGTCCGCCGATCCCGCAGCTGCGCGCCAGCAGTTGCAGACCTCATTTCAGCGGATCGGCAAGCGCCCGGTCGATCTCGTTCAGATCCACAACCTGGGCGACGTCCCGACCCACCTTGGCATCCTCAAGGAGATGAAGCAGGGCAAGCAGATTCGCTACATCGGCCTGACCAGCGTCGAGCAGCGACAGTACGACGAACTGCAACGGCTCATGCGCACCGAGCCGATCGACTTCATCGGGATCAACTACGCCGTGGACGATCGCGACATCGAAAGGACGATCCTCCCGCTCGCGCAGGAGCGCGGAATCGCGGTGATGGTCTACCTGCCCTTCGGGCGCACCCGGCTCTGGAACCGGATCGGTAACCGCCCCCTTCCTGACTGGACCAAGGAGTTCGATGCCAGGAGCTGGGCACAGTTCATGATCAAGTACGTCGCCTCGCACCCGGCGGTTACCGTGGTCACCCCTGCGACCAGCAAGGTGGCCAACATGACGGACAACATGGGCGCCGCCGTTGGACGTCTCCCGGACGAGGCCATGCGCAAGCGCATGGCGCAGTTCGTCGACGCACTCCCCGCAGCGAGCGCAGAAGCCATGCGCGGAGTACCCGGACAGGGAGGAGGGCAGCCGGGACCTCAGGCACCGGGCATCGCACTGTCAGCGGCGATCCTCGACCGCTATGTCGGTGAGTACAAGGCGCCCACCGGCTTCACCATGACGTTTCGTCGCGATGGCACGACGCTCTTCGTGAAGCCGGGGCCGAATCCAGAGGCGCCGCTCGCCGCGCGATCAGAGACCCGCTTTGCGGACCCCCGCGGCCCCGTCATCGTTTTTCAGGTTGACGGCCAGGGTAAGGTGACCGGGCTCATTCTGGAACAGGGCAGCCAGCAGATCCAGCTGGAACGGCAGTAG
- a CDS encoding CocE/NonD family hydrolase yields MTSPARRTATLGAVCASLLTIASVSLPTLAAQAQPSATAQYFATQVDREDQVRIPMRDGKRLNASLFFPKGRPRQNLPTILVFFPYLISPAAWPENQRFLESGYALAYVNVRGRYYSEGVYTYLGGSGPDSYDTIEWISKQPWSNGKVGAYGCSSSAEEQHRMNAMHHPAFAAAVPRGSGAGIGKVGPYNEMGNHYRGGVFQNFWLSWYHAAGYKYKPSFPAELTREQLLRLNRYWDGNPQSLPQVSFDSVINTLPLSDIPKRIGSAPSDLDDFMTWQLNDPRWNTIEFGREGDRNAAPALYINSWYDVSTGPNLAMFEYQTEHAATQQARDNTFMIIAPTAHCQMGRVESENYVIGERNVGDARFDYTGFIVRWYDRWLKGIENGIEEEPKVRVYNMGDKAWKAYGTWPPAGARQLTYHLASDGGANTAAGNGRLVSTRPRKDGQDAYTYDPMNPAPSLGGQVCCFNAAVPGSFDQSAMQARPDVLVYSTEPLRAPVDVTGPIAVTFYLSSDVKDTDLIVKLVDVHPDGKAYNLDEQALRVRWREGWDAPVFMERGKVYKVTLPPLVTSNTFQAGHRIRISVTSSSFPVYERNLNTGGPNYNEQQPVVAHNVIHHGPTYPSAITLTVVPSTGDPRGTGRR; encoded by the coding sequence ATGACCTCCCCCGCTCGGCGCACCGCCACCCTCGGCGCGGTCTGTGCCTCGCTTCTGACGATCGCCAGCGTCTCGCTCCCGACTCTTGCAGCCCAGGCTCAACCGAGTGCCACGGCCCAGTACTTCGCGACCCAGGTGGACCGCGAAGACCAGGTCCGCATCCCGATGCGCGATGGCAAGCGGCTCAATGCCTCGCTCTTCTTTCCGAAGGGTCGCCCGCGTCAGAACCTGCCGACCATCCTGGTCTTCTTTCCGTATCTGATCAGCCCGGCCGCCTGGCCCGAGAACCAGCGGTTCCTGGAGAGCGGCTACGCCCTGGCCTATGTCAACGTCCGGGGCCGCTACTACTCGGAGGGCGTCTACACCTACCTCGGTGGCTCGGGACCGGACTCGTACGACACGATCGAGTGGATTTCGAAGCAGCCCTGGTCCAACGGCAAGGTTGGTGCGTACGGCTGCTCATCGAGCGCCGAGGAGCAGCATCGGATGAACGCGATGCATCACCCCGCGTTTGCGGCGGCGGTGCCGAGAGGCTCCGGAGCTGGCATCGGGAAGGTTGGACCGTACAACGAAATGGGAAACCACTACCGGGGCGGTGTGTTCCAGAACTTCTGGCTCTCCTGGTACCACGCCGCGGGCTACAAGTACAAGCCGTCGTTCCCGGCCGAGCTCACCCGGGAACAGCTGCTCCGGCTCAACCGCTACTGGGACGGGAACCCGCAGTCGCTTCCGCAGGTCAGCTTCGACAGCGTCATCAACACGTTGCCGCTCAGCGATATCCCGAAGCGAATCGGCTCCGCGCCGAGCGACCTCGATGACTTCATGACCTGGCAGCTCAACGATCCGCGGTGGAACACGATCGAGTTCGGCCGCGAGGGCGACCGGAACGCCGCACCCGCGCTCTACATCAACTCCTGGTACGACGTGTCGACCGGTCCGAACCTGGCGATGTTCGAGTATCAGACGGAGCACGCCGCCACGCAGCAAGCCCGCGACAACACCTTCATGATCATCGCCCCCACCGCCCACTGTCAGATGGGGCGGGTCGAGAGCGAGAACTACGTGATCGGCGAGCGCAACGTGGGCGACGCGCGGTTCGACTATACGGGTTTCATTGTCCGCTGGTATGATCGCTGGCTCAAGGGCATCGAGAACGGCATCGAGGAGGAGCCCAAGGTTCGCGTCTACAACATGGGCGACAAGGCCTGGAAGGCCTATGGGACCTGGCCGCCGGCCGGCGCTCGCCAGCTCACCTACCATCTCGCGAGCGACGGCGGCGCCAACACCGCAGCTGGCAATGGTCGCCTGGTGTCGACTCGGCCGCGAAAGGACGGGCAGGACGCGTACACCTACGATCCGATGAATCCGGCGCCCAGTCTGGGTGGGCAGGTGTGCTGCTTCAACGCGGCGGTGCCCGGGTCGTTCGATCAGTCAGCCATGCAAGCTCGGCCCGATGTGCTCGTGTACAGCACCGAACCGCTCCGTGCGCCGGTCGACGTGACGGGGCCGATCGCGGTGACGTTCTATCTCTCGTCTGACGTGAAGGACACCGATCTCATCGTCAAGCTGGTAGATGTGCATCCCGACGGAAAGGCGTACAATCTCGACGAGCAGGCGCTTCGTGTCCGGTGGCGAGAGGGCTGGGATGCGCCGGTGTTCATGGAGCGCGGCAAGGTGTACAAGGTCACGCTCCCGCCGCTGGTGACGAGCAACACCTTTCAGGCGGGGCATCGGATCAGGATCTCGGTTACCAGCAGCTCGTTTCCGGTATACGAGCGGAACCTGAATACCGGTGGACCCAACTACAACGAGCAGCAGCCGGTGGTGGCGCATAACGTGATCCACCACGGACCGACCTATCCGTCGGCGATCACGCTGACCGTGGTGCCATCGACGGGAGACCCGCGCGGCACCGGCAGGCGATAG
- a CDS encoding MEDS domain-containing protein — protein sequence MATRLDVELAKLRQGDHLCPIHDNLTDQTASAVAFITAGLQRGERCLYVANDSPFEDLVQRFAASGVNVAHETDKGALRILTKHDVYLRQGKFDAHGMLDYLAECEAAALADGYAGLRFQGEMTWALDANLEGDRLIEYEAMLNEFLAKHRAVIACHYLRSRFDPALIHDVLVTHPMVAISDLVCPNPYYEPPELILRPEPMAVSEFKRKRLDWWIERLRMAMAGELERKRATETVREREELVQLLLDSTAEAIYGIDINGNCMLANPTCARLLGYADPDQLRGRNMHALIHHHYPDGRPYPEEECPIVRAIQTRQPTRIKGEVFWRADGTKFDAEYFASPMWRGKEIVGAVVTFLDMSHQKTLEEQLHQSQKMEAIGQLAGGVAHDFNNLLTIINGYSELLLQSTPQDDPNRELLEEILKAGERSASLTRQLLVFSRKQVLAPKVLDLNEVVRHTEKMLRRVIGEDIELTTVLDPELGSVKADPGQLEQVLLNLAVNARDAMPQGGRLTVETSNVFLDEDYALSHADARPGWYVMLSVTDTGTGMTEEVTRRLFEPFFTTKGVGEGSGLGMAVVHGIVKQSDGRIEVYSEPGLGTSFKIYLPRVEQPALTGRSATGLGPPPRGTETVLLVEDDDAVRALTRFTLQQCGYTVLEASHGEEAIRVATHYREPIHLLVTDVVMPGMGGRILAERLLSHHPEMKVLYLSGYTDDAVVRHGILHEEVNFLQKPFSPSALAHQVREVLAS from the coding sequence ATGGCAACGAGACTGGACGTCGAGTTGGCGAAGCTCCGCCAGGGCGATCACCTCTGTCCGATCCACGACAACCTGACAGATCAAACCGCCAGCGCCGTGGCGTTCATCACTGCCGGATTGCAGCGTGGCGAGCGCTGTCTCTACGTCGCGAACGATTCGCCATTCGAGGATCTCGTCCAACGGTTCGCGGCTTCCGGCGTGAACGTCGCCCACGAAACCGACAAAGGCGCCCTCAGGATCCTGACGAAACACGACGTCTACCTGCGCCAAGGAAAGTTCGACGCACACGGAATGCTCGACTACCTCGCCGAGTGCGAGGCTGCGGCTCTTGCGGACGGCTACGCCGGCCTGCGTTTCCAGGGTGAGATGACGTGGGCGCTCGACGCGAATCTGGAGGGCGATCGGCTGATCGAGTATGAGGCGATGCTCAACGAGTTCCTCGCCAAGCACCGAGCAGTAATCGCCTGTCATTACTTGCGATCGCGTTTCGATCCCGCGCTCATCCATGACGTGCTCGTGACCCACCCGATGGTGGCCATCTCCGATCTCGTCTGTCCCAACCCGTACTATGAACCGCCGGAACTGATCCTCCGTCCCGAACCGATGGCGGTTTCGGAATTCAAACGCAAACGGCTCGATTGGTGGATCGAGCGTTTGCGCATGGCGATGGCAGGCGAGTTGGAGCGCAAGCGGGCCACGGAAACGGTTCGCGAGCGGGAAGAACTCGTCCAATTGTTGCTCGATTCCACGGCCGAGGCCATTTACGGCATCGACATCAACGGCAACTGCATGCTGGCGAACCCGACGTGCGCCCGTCTCCTCGGCTACGCCGACCCCGATCAACTGAGGGGTCGAAACATGCACGCACTGATTCACCACCACTATCCGGATGGCCGTCCGTACCCTGAGGAAGAGTGCCCGATCGTTCGAGCCATTCAGACGCGCCAGCCGACTCGCATCAAGGGCGAGGTGTTCTGGCGTGCCGACGGGACGAAGTTCGACGCCGAGTACTTCGCCTCCCCGATGTGGCGGGGCAAGGAGATTGTCGGTGCGGTGGTGACATTCCTCGACATGAGTCACCAGAAGACGCTCGAGGAGCAGTTGCACCAGTCGCAGAAGATGGAGGCCATCGGGCAATTGGCTGGTGGCGTGGCGCACGACTTCAACAACCTGCTCACCATCATAAACGGGTACAGTGAGTTACTGCTGCAATCAACACCTCAGGATGACCCTAACCGGGAGTTGCTGGAGGAAATCCTCAAGGCCGGGGAGCGTTCGGCATCGTTGACTCGACAACTGCTGGTCTTTAGCCGGAAGCAGGTACTGGCCCCCAAGGTGCTAGACCTGAACGAGGTGGTTCGGCACACGGAAAAAATGCTTCGACGCGTCATCGGCGAGGACATCGAACTGACCACAGTGTTGGATCCTGAGCTCGGAAGCGTGAAGGCGGACCCAGGACAACTGGAACAAGTGCTCCTGAATCTCGCGGTGAACGCCCGCGACGCCATGCCGCAAGGCGGTAGACTCACCGTCGAAACCAGCAACGTATTCCTCGATGAGGATTACGCCCTGTCCCATGCGGATGCCCGGCCGGGTTGGTACGTCATGCTGTCGGTCACGGACACGGGTACCGGCATGACCGAGGAGGTCACACGTCGCCTGTTCGAGCCGTTCTTCACCACCAAGGGTGTCGGCGAGGGTAGTGGCCTGGGTATGGCGGTGGTTCACGGCATCGTCAAGCAGAGCGACGGGAGGATCGAGGTCTATAGCGAACCAGGGCTGGGGACCTCATTCAAGATTTACTTACCGCGCGTCGAACAGCCTGCGCTAACCGGGAGATCCGCAACCGGTCTGGGGCCACCACCACGCGGAACTGAAACAGTGCTGCTGGTCGAGGACGATGATGCCGTTCGGGCGCTGACGCGCTTCACCTTGCAGCAGTGCGGCTACACCGTCCTGGAGGCAAGCCACGGCGAGGAGGCGATTCGGGTTGCCACCCACTACAGGGAGCCGATTCACTTGCTCGTCACCGATGTCGTGATGCCTGGAATGGGGGGGCGAATCCTCGCCGAGCGGTTGCTGAGCCACCATCCCGAGATGAAGGTGCTCTATCTTTCTGGGTACACCGATGATGCAGTCGTACGACACGGCATCCTCCACGAGGAAGTAAACTTCCTGCAGAAGCCCTTTTCCCCCAGCGCACTGGCACATCAGGTTCGGGAAGTGCTTGCGAGTTGA
- a CDS encoding response regulator, whose amino-acid sequence MSKATGTQEPSGPLVLVVDDDLKIRTMLSTILAEQGYRVQSAESGEDALKAMSQELYDVVLLDLELPGNRVSF is encoded by the coding sequence ATGTCAAAGGCGACGGGTACGCAGGAGCCCTCAGGTCCGCTGGTGCTGGTGGTGGACGACGACCTGAAGATCCGCACCATGTTGTCTACCATCCTGGCTGAGCAGGGATACCGAGTCCAGTCGGCTGAGAGCGGCGAGGATGCGCTCAAGGCGATGAGCCAGGAGCTGTACGATGTGGTGCTTCTCGACCTCGAGCTGCCGGGCAACCGTGTCTCGTTCTGA
- a CDS encoding DEAD/DEAH box helicase yields the protein MSSTFAALGVNPALVEALTALGYEEPTPIQEQAIPPLLAGRDILAQAATGTGKTAAFALPLLQRLPSEPPAPSRPAVLVLVPTRELAMQVAEAFHRYGRALGASTVPIYGGQEFSQQIKMLRRGAHVVVATPGRALDHLRRRTLDLEGLVAVVLDEADEMLDMGFAEELEGILELAPAERQTALFSATMAPRIATIAQRHLRNPIKVVVAQEKPAAGKLPKVRQTAYVVSRAQKVAALGRVLDLEAPTLALVFCRTRHEVDSLAESMGGHGYRVQALHGGMSQDQRSRVMQRTRAGTVDILVATDVAARGLDIEQVSHVVNFDVPQSPAAYVHRIGRTGRAGREGVAITFAEPREHRMLKSIEQLTRQKIEMAKLPTVLDVRAKQLEITRGSIQETILAGDLDGYRVIVEALAAEHDVMEIATAAVKLAHLAGGGIDGAAAPPLDDQVIPADSTKQKRTSDKRTKQAGSPRKPGAGMARIYIGSGRKANIRPADLVGAIANEAQIPAAQIGAIEITDNFSLVELPEELVQPVVAALRATKIKGKRQTVRKDEAGRRTGGTR from the coding sequence ATGTCCTCAACTTTTGCGGCACTCGGGGTCAACCCCGCTCTGGTCGAAGCCCTGACCGCCCTCGGCTATGAAGAGCCGACCCCGATCCAGGAACAGGCGATTCCGCCGCTCCTGGCTGGCCGGGATATCCTGGCCCAGGCCGCGACCGGCACGGGCAAGACCGCCGCCTTCGCCCTGCCCCTCCTCCAGCGCCTGCCGTCGGAGCCCCCGGCCCCCTCCCGCCCCGCAGTGCTGGTCCTGGTGCCCACCCGGGAACTGGCGATGCAGGTGGCCGAAGCTTTCCACCGCTACGGCCGAGCGCTCGGTGCCTCGACGGTGCCGATCTACGGCGGGCAGGAGTTCAGCCAGCAAATCAAGATGCTGCGGCGCGGGGCCCACGTGGTGGTTGCCACGCCGGGGCGGGCGCTCGATCACCTGCGGCGGCGGACCCTCGACCTGGAGGGGCTGGTTGCCGTGGTGCTGGATGAGGCCGACGAGATGCTCGACATGGGGTTTGCCGAGGAGCTCGAGGGCATCCTGGAATTGGCACCGGCCGAGCGGCAGACGGCGCTCTTCTCCGCGACCATGGCGCCCCGCATTGCGACGATTGCGCAGCGGCACCTGCGGAACCCGATCAAAGTCGTGGTGGCGCAGGAAAAGCCGGCGGCCGGTAAGCTCCCCAAGGTACGCCAGACCGCCTATGTGGTCAGCCGAGCTCAGAAAGTGGCAGCACTCGGCCGGGTCCTCGACCTCGAGGCGCCGACCTTGGCCCTGGTGTTCTGCCGAACCCGTCACGAAGTGGACAGCCTGGCCGAGAGCATGGGAGGCCACGGCTACCGGGTCCAGGCGCTGCACGGCGGTATGTCGCAGGACCAGCGCAGCCGAGTCATGCAGCGGACTCGGGCAGGCACGGTCGACATCCTCGTGGCCACCGACGTGGCGGCCCGCGGACTGGACATCGAGCAGGTCAGCCACGTGGTGAACTTCGATGTGCCGCAGTCGCCGGCTGCGTATGTCCACCGGATTGGGCGGACCGGCCGGGCCGGGCGCGAGGGCGTGGCAATCACCTTCGCAGAGCCGCGCGAGCACCGGATGCTCAAGAGCATCGAGCAGCTCACCCGCCAGAAGATCGAGATGGCCAAGCTGCCCACCGTGCTGGATGTGCGCGCCAAGCAGCTGGAGATTACCCGGGGCTCGATTCAGGAAACGATCCTGGCCGGCGACCTGGACGGCTATCGGGTCATCGTCGAAGCCCTGGCCGCCGAGCACGACGTGATGGAGATCGCGACGGCGGCGGTGAAACTGGCCCATCTGGCCGGTGGCGGTATCGACGGGGCCGCAGCCCCGCCGCTCGACGACCAGGTCATCCCGGCCGACAGCACCAAACAGAAGCGAACCTCCGACAAGCGCACCAAGCAGGCTGGGTCGCCCCGGAAACCGGGAGCGGGAATGGCGCGGATCTATATCGGCTCCGGCCGCAAAGCCAACATCCGCCCGGCAGACCTGGTGGGGGCGATTGCCAATGAGGCACAGATTCCCGCTGCGCAGATCGGCGCCATCGAAATCACCGACAATTTTTCACTGGTAGAGCTGCCGGAGGAACTGGTGCAGCCGGTCGTCGCCGCGCTCCGAGCCACCAAGATCAAGGGCAAGCGCCAGACGGTGCGGAAGGATGAAGCGGGTCGACGGACCGGCGGTACCCGATAA
- a CDS encoding DUF2798 domain-containing protein produces MQIPSRFAPLLFSALLSAIMVAIVSAFVLIMAQGVHPGLPAQWVRSCLTTWPVAFPTVFVVAPLVRQTVARMTTR; encoded by the coding sequence ATGCAGATTCCTTCCCGATTCGCCCCGCTGCTGTTCAGCGCGCTCCTGTCGGCCATCATGGTCGCCATCGTCTCGGCCTTCGTGCTGATCATGGCGCAGGGCGTTCATCCCGGCTTGCCGGCCCAGTGGGTGCGCAGTTGTCTCACCACCTGGCCAGTGGCATTCCCGACCGTCTTCGTCGTGGCGCCCCTGGTGCGGCAGACGGTTGCACGCATGACCACACGATGA
- a CDS encoding DUF2938 domain-containing protein, translated as MEFAGHALLVGVGATMVMDAWGLVRQPLLGMPRLDYALLGRWFGHMAAWRFRHQSIGAAAPVRGERLLGLLMHYLIGIGFAALLLEVWGLVWLHRPTLAPALLVGIGTVAAPLLLMQPAMGIGSGRSRLQSLLTHTVYGIGLYLAGWADHLLFRL; from the coding sequence ATGGAATTCGCGGGTCATGCGTTGCTGGTCGGTGTCGGCGCCACGATGGTGATGGATGCCTGGGGTCTGGTTCGGCAGCCGCTGCTGGGGATGCCACGGCTCGACTACGCGCTCCTGGGACGATGGTTCGGTCACATGGCGGCCTGGCGGTTCCGCCATCAGTCCATCGGGGCTGCCGCGCCGGTGCGCGGCGAGCGACTGCTCGGATTGCTGATGCACTACCTCATCGGCATCGGCTTCGCCGCCCTGCTGCTGGAGGTCTGGGGTCTGGTGTGGCTGCACCGACCCACGCTTGCTCCCGCCTTGCTCGTCGGCATCGGCACGGTGGCGGCGCCGCTGCTGCTGATGCAACCGGCCATGGGCATCGGTTCCGGCAGGTCGCGGCTGCAAAGCCTGCTGACCCACACGGTCTACGGGATCGGCCTCTACCTCGCCGGGTGGGCCGACCACCTGTTGTTCCGTCTGTAA
- a CDS encoding helix-turn-helix domain-containing protein, with translation MDIGEVARRSGVAPSALRFYEEKGLIRSAGRRGLRRQYDASVLEQLALITLGRAAGLALEEIGRMLHGEGRARVDRAVLAARADLLDEQIRKLRSIRNGLRHAAVCPAADHLECPTFRRLMGLAVARAARKPGRGLREPARQPAAAAGSKPPARAGGLRHRTRC, from the coding sequence ATGGACATTGGAGAGGTGGCCCGACGGTCCGGGGTGGCGCCGTCGGCGCTGCGGTTCTATGAGGAGAAAGGGTTGATCCGGTCAGCCGGGCGCCGTGGGCTCCGACGACAGTATGACGCCAGCGTGCTCGAGCAGCTGGCCTTGATCACACTGGGACGGGCGGCGGGACTTGCGCTCGAGGAGATCGGTCGGATGCTCCACGGCGAAGGTCGCGCCCGGGTGGACCGGGCGGTGCTGGCGGCCCGGGCGGACCTGCTTGATGAGCAGATCCGGAAGCTGCGCTCGATCCGCAACGGACTGCGGCACGCCGCGGTATGCCCTGCGGCGGACCATCTCGAGTGCCCCACCTTCCGCCGCCTGATGGGACTGGCCGTGGCGCGCGCGGCGCGGAAGCCAGGCAGAGGACTCCGAGAACCAGCTCGCCAGCCTGCCGCGGCAGCGGGCAGCAAGCCTCCAGCAAGGGCTGGCGGACTCCGCCATCGCACCCGATGTTAG